Below is a window of Mauremys mutica isolate MM-2020 ecotype Southern chromosome 11, ASM2049712v1, whole genome shotgun sequence DNA.
AGGAGGGGTGCTGAGGGCGGACAGTGCTGCCTCCTGACTCCGGCCTCGCACTGGAAAAACACGTCATGAGAGGAACAGGACATGTACGTCTGTTTCGTGGAATCTAGGCGGAGCATGGGTTTAGAAAAGATATCCAAGTCACATAGGGAAGGGTGACAAACTCTGTGGGGTTCCCACTAGTTAATTTTCATACACCATCATTTCCCCCAGACCATCCActgcatccctcctcccccccaacattATACGGTTCAGAATGGGGTGTTACGTCGAGGGAACCAGCTGCGTCACATAATAGAACACTTTTCAGCTGACTGCTTCAGGTCCTCTAGCGTGGCCTGGGCTTTATCCTTCAGGGAATCAAGGTCCAGGTTCTGGATGCTGGTCAGCTGTCCGATAACAGAGtccttttcctcttcctcctcgttGTCTTGCTCGATCATCTTAGCCAGCTCCTTCGGGAGCTCCACGTCCCCTCCGGCTAGCTGGATCTGACTATCATCTGTTTCATTCTACAGGGTCACATCGATCAAAGAGAAGAGCATGAGTGAGTAGTTCAGAatcaggctctgggacagagataAGGAAGGAGAGAACAAGTGGGAAGTGGAAGAGAATAGAAGCCCCAGTTCAGCATTGTTCTTAATCACTTACTCAGCATTAGGCATGTGcttcagtgccactgaaatcaaagagACTGAAACATATGCCTCCATGTTTTTCTGAGTAATGCTGgatttcagcacatgcttaactttactcaggCGCTTGAGTCACCTGCTGAATCAGGATCAGATTGGGAGGATTAATACACTGACGAACCACAGGACGCCTTTGAAAGAGTTGGCACAACAGCTGGATAGGATCAGTAGCTACTGCAGAAAAAGATTCACGGAAGAAAATTGTGTATTTGAACAAAAATATCGACACTAATGAGAGCTGGGTGAATGAGACAGAGAAACTTGTGAATTAATACGTGTTCCTTTACTTTGAACATGTTTCCCCCTCTTGTGTGTTTATAGAAACAAACCCCTGATCAATCCAGTTACCTGGCACTAATGTTGGTAGAAAATGGTTTTTGGCCTGCCTATAAGAAGTGCATGTGTGCTTATCCAATAGGGACACTGAAACAATAGCAAAGGACTGATCTGACCTTTCAAAACTAAATCAACAAAGGGGCAATTTAGAATATTCACAATCAAGtcagagaatttttaaaaagtgcttttttGTTGAATTCACTTAAAGAAACTGTGATGCGCTTGAGTTATTCCATGAACAAAGAAGGAGGCTGAATTATCGTAGATTAAATTGTTCCCAGTGAATCAGTCATACAGCTCTAAGCAGATGTACCACAATAGGAATTAGCCTAAGAAAGAGCAGGTGAAATGGAGGGGGGAGACAATGCCGGTTGAAGGAAGATATTGTTACTCTActgtcaatgaaatcaatgggagttaggcacctaaatacctttgaggatctaggctcaagtgactgacttcagtggagtttctccTGATTTGCTATTTCTATTGAGGTAGCAGCCAAATCCCTGGTGAAACGAGATCAGTGAGAGTGGATGCACAATGGGGCTTTGCAGACAGAGATCGATTTTGAGCAGGAGAAGGTGAGTTGACAGTACAGCAGAATGGCTCACACGACAGACTGCCAGAAAAAAACAGATGTACACGTAAGCCTATTACTAATTGCCACTCAAAGGGACTGCTGTCTTCCGGCCAGCCAGGTGGCTGCATGGTGCAGTGGTATGGCGAGCCGCTAGGCGTTAGCAGGGGAGCGTCAGCACAGCTCCCCGGCACAGAGCTGTAAGGAAGGCAtgagagtgttgcactgtggtttTTAAGAGGCTGCAGGTATTGTATCTAATCCACCAGCCAGGTTTAAAAAGGGGTTAGCTAGAAAAATGTCATTGCTATCACACTAGGCACATATCTGGTGGTCATCACCAGGGCAGATGGAGTTGCTGGTAGTGGTGCTGTTTTTCTATATCACGTAATGTTTAAATGTCGTCAGGGAGCCAATCTGAAGAAAATCAAAGAAGTTACAAAAAGGCCCATAACTTGAAGATACATTGTCTAATTTTAACCAAAATTGGCAGCAAGCTTCTAAATACAATTGATAGTGCAACTATATACTCAAACTAGTACTGGTTGGGAAAATTTGGGAACTGGGTGTCCCCAAGTGATATATTTGATGCATTTTCCTGTCCTTTTAGGCCTTTGGGTAAAGTGGAAGTCTGTAGTCACACAACACTATCAGCTCATTTCTACCCTGTAATACATCAACATGTTTGTCATTATTTGTAGAGTGGACTGATATTGAGACTTTTTCCTGTctgctattttatattttatgatTATGGGCTATTGTCCAATGATTCCTGCATTGGCAACTGATGTTAATTCAGCGTATACCATGATGATGAAATATTTTGAGGATATGTTCCACTCTCTGAGCCAAGACTGGGCCCAATCTACTGCAAAGCACAGATTATGAAATGGAGGAATCAAAAGGAATTTGACCATGGCCACCTTGATGTGGGAGGCATGCATCCTGCAAAGAATTTCATGGGTGATCTAGGCAGTGTGATGTAGGAAAGTGGGTTTGAAGACATCCTTGTGGAAGCCAGCAACTATGGTGCTTCTGCCATCAGCCATACTCTAAGAGGAAGAGCATATAACTGTGGTGTTGGAATCCACAAACTTATAAATGAGGCAATGAATTGCTTCAAATGGATGGCACTTGGTGATTCCATGAACAATGGTAAGAAGATGAGGAGAGATGCATCTTGGAGAAAATTCAAACACCAATTGAAGCATTTGAGGCACACAGAAAAGACAGAGTGGAAGCACAGAATGCTGTGGCAGACTTCATGAACAGAACCCAGTCAGCTCATGGACACTTATGTTACCCAAGGAACAATCTGTTCAGATACATTTCTGTTCTGGGAGAACTATGTAATGGATTTTCCCCAACTACTGATGGATTACAGAGGAGCAAAGAGAGATGATAACAAGGCTAGGGAACTTGAGACATTTGTAGTGTGGTCACGTGAATTATGCTAGGTGGAGATGTGTAACTATAGCAGAAGCCAGACTTCTGGAGGAGAAGCCAGCTATACATCATGCCCTAGCTGATAGCCAAGGAGCAGTATACTGGACTGCCAGACCCTTCAGTGGCATATGGCATGACATGGCCATCGAGCAATCTCTCAGCAAGGACTGTGAGAAGCATCAGCATCTTTGACAAAAGATAAGGCTCTGACCAAGTATTACCTGACTGCACATTTTGAGGCAGCTGTAACAGCTATGACAAAACAAATGTGTGGAATGCAGCCTTCAGCAACAGAGCTCCACCAAGAAGCTACCACACAGTGCATGGCTGAAGATGAAACTGCTGTCCCAGATATTAGAAAAGTTGTGACTGAATGACAAATCCTTTTAGCCCAGATGACAGACAGCCACGTGTGAACATTGCAATGTGGACTGGGGCCCCACCTGAAATTGCAGAAAGTTTGTGCATGAGAAGTGAGAATGGCCTACAAGAAAAGAAGCAGTTTGTAACCAGTAGGCTGCAAAGGGGTGAGGTAAATCTCTTTGATCCCATAGACAGGTCTAATCTCAAATCATTTGGTAATCCCAACAAGGCAATCgaacaaaagcagcagcagctagcaCAAGAGATAGCTATTGATCGTCAGATATTCCGCAAGCTGACAGTTATTGCCTAGCGCAGAGAGGTTGGTAGCCAGGGTGTGATGAAGTGTGAGCTGGCACCTGTTCCACTTTCCCTCTTCAACTTGGATGGAACTCTAAGAAAGACCCCAAAGAGCAGCACATTGTCTTGGCTGGAGAAAAATCTATCAGTGGTTGAGCTACCAGCCTCCTGTGAGCCAACATTAGCTATTACTGACGTCATGAGGATTCTGCCAATGGTGTGCACAGACCCTGCCAAGTCAAAGACTTTTGGGGAGATGTCTGATGAGCAACCAactgggggtggtggtgtccTAGCTGTGGGGTCAAGAGTGATTGATGTGTTTTCTGTGACGCAATACATATTTAATACAAGGGGGAAGTTGCATCCTTTCTCCTCAAGCACACAAGAGAATGGAACCAGGGTCTTCAACagcccagctgagtgccctaactgCTGGGCTAGAGAGGGCTTCTCATGCCAGGCTCCTCTTTTGGccctattttaatatttaattaaagtggacGAGCTTCAACTGGAAAGACTGAAGGAGCTCATGGCTTGTTTCTCCTCAGGCAGCTGGAGGAGTTGAACAAGGGACTTCAGCATCCCACCTGAGCACCCAAACCACTACAGAGGGCTACTCTTGCTTGGTTTTGCCCAACTGATATTTAATTAAAGCCCAGGGGAGCTCGCTGTTCAAATTGCTTTTCATCATCAGGAAGCTGGAGGAATTGAACTAGGGTCTCCAAGTGGCTAGGAGAGCACCCTAAGCACAGAGGGCTGCTTTGGCTcacttaatatttaattaaagtgaaTCAGCTGCAACAGGAAAACCTGTGGGAGCCCAGCTTCTGAACATGTCATTGCCCAGCTGTTAGGACAGTCACTTGCGAGGTAGGAGAGCCCCGTTCAAATCCCATCTCATCAAGCAGCAGGGGATTGACCCAGAGTCTCCCACAGCCTGGGTGAGTACCCAGACCACTGGCCCACTGCATGATTCTCACACTTTCTGTGGCCCAATGAATAGTTAATTATGgaattaaagtggaacagctttgaCAAGAGATGAGCTCACTTCAGAAGATCCCTTAGTTCAGTGATTAGGGCTCTCACTTGAGTGAGGGCAGCTCTCTAGTCAAATCCCTTCTGCACACCAAGCAGAGAATTAAACTGACCCAGGGTCTCCTGTATTCAGGGCACGTACCCCAACCATTGAGTTACAGCCTAAGGGTGGCTAtctccactcccccacccccacacctggtATGGTGTTAGGTGGCCTATGAGCATGGCTACCAGAGTGAGCCCCTCAGAGAAGCTATGCAGGGCCCTGCTTATTGCCCCTGGTTTGAGAATCGTACTGGGGCTTAGGCATAAGCAAGGCAGCTGGTGCCTAGCAGGAGGTAGCAGTGCCCGAAACTGGGACTTGACCTCCTATGTCCCTTTTTGGAGCTGGCTTTGTGTGCCTTGGTGTGGTCTGTGTGCCCATGCTTAGCACCCCTGAATTCTGGGGCCACGCATGCTCAGTTCATGCCCCAGCTCAGTATTGCATGCCTGCTGCATCAGTGCTGTCTGTTCTGCCCTCTATAATGCTGCTGGAGTCCTCTGGAGAGTTTGCCTCATTATAAAGCCAGGTCAGGGGAAAGGGCAGCTCTAGTCACCAAGTGACCCCCCCAAACTGTTATTTGGGGGTCTTCATCTGGCATAGCAGGGCTCAAACCAACCTGGCTCTGCATTTGCATTTTAcagcatttttaaattaaacacaggTCATCTGCCAGGAAGGGAGCTGTATCCCAGGAGCCTCTTGACCATGACCTCAAATGTGCACCACTCATGGTCCCCAAAGCCTTCTCCTAGCATATGCATTTCCAAGCCAGTCTCACTCTGCCTATGACCCATAGAGCATTTGGCATTTCATATCTGGCTCACAACAGTACCACTTTGTAGACCCAAAGGGACAGTCTAATGGTGCTCGGATTCTTGGCCATCGGATCTGTGTGTTGGTCAGCTCAGGGGCAGGCTAGTGAGATATGTTCTGTATGAACACTGCTCATTTTCCCCTTAGCTGTGTGCAAAGGAAAAATGATTTCTTCCCATCCCAAGAACAAGTGTGAAATACCAGCTGTGGTGTGTCAGTAACCTAACTGCAGGCTGTCATTTATAAGCCTGCTCCCATTATCCGCAGGATGAGCAGTTTTGAGGGCAAAGAGCAGAAACACTCAGCCATGGTCACACATCAAAGATGATCTGACAGTCCAGGAGGTAGCTCCGTCTCTGCCTGTTGATGGCTTATTAAATTGGGACTGTTACTTTGAATTCATGACATGGACAGACCTGACCTCACCAGAGAGGTAACAGAGACCCAAGCAGTAGCTGAATCAAGTAGCCCTTGCTCAGGATATTAGGAAAATTTGAAGGTAGGTAACTGCAGTCCAGCCCATTGCTGCTTTTTCAGGGGCAGCAGCCTCTGTCTCACTGGTATCTTTGTTACAGTGTGATAAGAAAGAAGCATCTCTGCATAATGGGCGCTACCCATTGTTTGCTAAGGACAAAACAAATGAGAAATTGCCAGCAACAATAGCCTCCTTCAAGCAGCACCTGAAACATGGTAATTACCGGTCACACATATGGAATCATGTACCAGCTCAGTATCTTTGTGTCCCCTGTCAATAACGGATGGGTGATGGATAGCAGGGGACAGCTCGTTCCCAAAATGATTGTGTTGGCACCTGCTCCAGAAGCCACCCTCACCTTTGTGAGTGTGGCTGTGAGAGGACCTGTGCAACAAGGAGATGCAAGTACCACAGGGAAGCTTTGGTGTGCTCTGGTGCATGCAGCTGTGGCAGGGATGAGTGCAGCAACAGCGTATTGCACACATCAGACACAGATTCGAAGGGGGAGTAGAAACATTTCAACTATCTGCAAATCATGGGGACTATTTTTGAGAGTAAATATTGCTCGAAGGGGTGCTGCATTAGCCATTCAGTGGCTCATAGTTATATGGATGGTTATGTAAGCATACATGGTTATACTTGGTTATGCACACAATATATCGGACAAGACTTTCTAAGCCCTTCTACTAAGAGTCATTACTGTTATATAAGTGGTTTACAGATATTGTCATTGTAGTCAGTGATAGTAAGACCATAATAATtacttgaatactgcgtgcagttctggtcaccccatcttaaaaaagatatattggaattggaaaaggtacagaaaaggacaacaaaaatattaggggtatggaacagcttccgtatgaggcgagattaataagattgggacttttcagtttggaaaagagacaactaaggggggatatgattgttataaaatcaagactggtgtggagaaagtaaaaaaggaaGAGCCAGGGGTCACCAAACACAAGAGccggggtcaccaaatgaagttaataggaagcaggtttagaacaaacaaagggaagtatttcttcacacaacgcacagtcaacctgtggaactctttgccacaggatgttgtgaagaccaagaatataatagagttcaaaaaagaattagataagttcatggaggacagctccatcaatggctattagctgggatgggcagggagggtgtccctaacccctttttgccagaagctggaaatgggtgacaggagatggatcacttggtgattacctgttctgttcatcccctctgaagcacctggcattggccacggttggaagacaggctactgggctagacggacctttggtttgacccagtttggccgttcttatgttcttatagttgTACCATGAGTGCTTTAGACTCACGTCTCCAGCTGAGCAGATAACTATATTTTATAATTAAGGTTAGGGGTCTTATTATCTGCATAGCTTCAGAAAAATAAGACAGAAACACGTTTCTCAAATTAGTCCATTCTACAAATAATGACAAATATTTTGATATATTACATGATACAAACAAGCTCATACTGTCCTGCAGCTACAGATTTTTGCTTTAaccaaggggtgggggcagaagatgGCAAAATGATCAAATATATCACCTGTACTATTTTGAGTAAGTGGTTGCATTATCAATTGTATTTCAAAACTTTCTGCCAATTTTGGTTAAAATTAGACAATGTTTCTCTGAGTTATGGCCCTTTTTGTGAGTTTCTGTTTTTTTCCAGATCGGATGCCTGATAACATTTAAATATAAAGTGatatagaaaaaaaaacctgcatcacCACTAGCATCTCCATCCACCCTGGTGATGAGCACCAGACATGTGCCTAGCCTGTGATAGCAAAGACATTTTTCTAGCTGATGGGTTACCCCTTAGTGCCCCAAATGGGTCTGAGCTAGTAGACTGGTAGGTAGACTAGGGAAGAAGCAGGGCAATCAATTGCAGCAGAAAGGCCTGTGGCTAGAGGAACACTGAGTGAGAGAGGATGTGACTAGAAGTGCACAGTCTTGCCTCAGGGGAAGTATTACCTTCCTGGGAAACTGACTAGAGCAGAGTGGTTCTTAGGGATGCAAACCTTGACTTAGCTGTAAATAGGACACAATGAGCCAGGCCAAGAGCTGTTCCCCTCTCTGAGCTCATGCTTCCCCAAGAGCGTGGGGGCGGTGTGGGGCAGGAATCCTACCTCCTGTACCCCCATCCTGGTGCCTAGCTGGTAGCCTGCCTGAAGACAAGCTGCTGGAAAGAACGCCCTTGAGGAACCATGGGCTGGGATCCAGAGAGTTCCCCTGAATGCAGGGCTGCTGACAAGGCGACAGAGGTGAGCGCGCCTTGCTCTTTACCTTGGGGAGCCGGTACTTGTCTCTAAAGTGGGTCCGGAGCGTGGCTCTCTCTGCTTTGCGCTGGGTGAACTGGGCATCCCTTTCCATCCTGGAAACAACATTAGAAAACAAAGGCTGTCAGCCTGCTCCCGCTCTGCTCACTAGGCCAGGTTCTGTGAGGAGATGTCCAATACAGGTCATTAATACCCATTCCCTGAGCTCCCGCATGCACTGAATGGAAGTCCTGATCTGACATGGACAGGTCTTAATTCACCAGATGGGGCTCAAAGGCTGCTTTCCAACTGGCATCCGGGAAAGGCTTCCCCACCTGAGCCTCTCTCCTACAGCCACACACATGGGAATACAGCAGCATCGGGGGAACGAGTTTATTGCCAGTTTCTATTGCAGACGCCTGCCTGGGCATTATACAGAatataatcagcacataacacatggtgaaaaaaaaaccctccagtgtTTATAATCAAGAACAAATACATcgatgaaccccccccccccgccccggggttTGCAGCTATTTTGGGCCGTCTCTCAGCTCAGGATCCCCCCAACTTTAGTTTATTTAATGGTCAGCCAACTGGAGGCTAGAAAGCCAGCTGGAAATGTACACAACCTTCTCTTCAGCCTACTTGATTATTTGTTTCTTCAAGTCAATTACCTTTTCACCTGAATTTCATCGCCACAGAAATCAGTCACTGCATGAGCCCAGTGTGAGATGCAAAGGGGTGCAGCAAACGGGCCTGAACAAATTCCGTGACCAGATTAAGCCCTTTCAGGCAGGTGGCGGTAAGGGAGGCTCTTTCTCCAGGCTTGTCTTTGTCAGGTTTGAAGGCTCTGCGTGTGCGGAGGAAGCCTGGATGCAATCTGGCCCAGATTGTGCTAGTTCACACCCAGCGCTCCGCGCCTTCAACGCGGACAGACGTTCGCCACCCTCCGCCCCAAAAAGCAGGAACCGGAGACACCAAACCAAACTTCGAGGGAGAGCCATAAAAAACACCTGTAGTGACATGTGGCCCAGGAGGAGACGCCAAACCCATCTCGCCGATGCGAAAGCGGATTAAGAGATTATGGGCTCCATTAAAACGGCATCACTAAATTCCCCGCCTTCCACAACCATCCGAACGTGGTAAGTGCAATGCCGCCTTCCGCCTGCGTTTCCTTTGGGTGTAAACCCACCAACCAAAGACCCCCCCCCAGCAGTTTCCTAAACTACAGCTCAGCTTCTGCGCCGGCTCTGCTGCGAGTTTAGGAGCAGGAAAACTCGCGGGTTGACGGGGCGCTGAAGTCAGCTGCAGCCCAGCCGCACGCTCTGCCTCGGGGTGCGCCGGGCTTCGGGCTAGAACAATTCGCCTAGTTCAGCGGCTGCCCGCCCGGCGGTTTGCTGGGTTAGGTGAGTGCCTGGGCGGGTTAGGCAATGAAAGTCGGGGCGGAGCCGCTGGGGAATTTCCCGGACACCGCACTCTCCACCGCAACCCCCGGCTTGCAGCTCCCCTGTGGGGCAGTCCCGATTCGCTGGCCGGGAGCCCCTCGCTGCATTGAGCAAACGCCCGAATGCCCCTgacattttttggagggggggggtcaTGAATCTCGTGGCCAAGTttaacgggggggggagggggggggttcaCCTGGGCCCGAACGGAAAGCCCGTCTGGGGAGCAGAGGAGGTGGCTGAGGGGCTCCCACGGTCCGAGGCATCTGCCCACGGGGGAGATGAGGTGGCCAGACGGCTTAGCATGAGCCCCCCAGGCGCGCTCCGGGAGCCCAGCGCACTTACTTTTCCTCCACTAGCTGCTTCTGGTATTCTTCATACTCCTCCCGCGTCATCCCCTGGGCTTCGGCCGGGGATTTCTCGCCATcgcccttctcctcgccgcccagCCCCCCGGTGAGGTTCTTCAGCTGGCCGCCCACCATGGACTTCACCATGAACGCCATAGCGGGGCGGGCCGGGGCAGTCGGGGCTCGGCTGAACGAGCAGCAGGTGTGGCTGGAGCGCTCTGCCCCCGCTAGGCTCCCGGCGCCCGGCTCAGACCAGCCCCGCTCCGCCTCCCATGGGCCAGCGGCTCCGCTCTGCCGGCAGGTTTACGGGTCGCCACCCGAGCCGATGGACAGCTCCGAGCTCTGGCTTGCTCAGCCGGGCGGCCAGCGCCTCTCCGGGATGCACGCGACGGGGCTCAGGGACCAGGTTCAGCACCACGACGCGTGGACAGCTCCAGCCGGGCGGGGTTGCGTGTGTGCCAGAGAGGGGCGAGGGCTCCCCCCCTTCTATAGGGGAACGTGCCCCCAGCCGTGCTGAGCTAGTCTGAGCTCCACTTGCAGCCTCCCCGAGCTTTACTCTGCCCCctcgctccccctcccaccccacccaccacgcCCCTTTGGAAAGGAGGATTAACTTGTTTACTGGTGTGACGCCAGCAGACCACAtggctccagtcccagtctcctgccTATAGCCCTCACCCTCGCTCCGTGCAGCTAAAACTCGGGGCGGATGACAGCGAATTAACATTGGCCAGGCATTTCTCACACCCTGGCTGCAGCGTGTGCATGCCTGAGAGACGGAGATGTATGAACGTTCTGCAGCCTCCCTATGGGAGAACAGTGGCCAAAAGAAATCATCAGCCACAATTAAAATCCAGCCTGGTGATCACTGTAAGAGCGATACAATCTGCCCCTCCCCGCCTTTAAAGGGCGAGTATTGGCGCTG
It encodes the following:
- the CPLX3 gene encoding complexin-3, which produces MAFMVKSMVGGQLKNLTGGLGGEEKGDGEKSPAEAQGMTREEYEEYQKQLVEEKMERDAQFTQRKAERATLRTHFRDKYRLPKNETDDSQIQLAGGDVELPKELAKMIEQDNEEEEEKDSVIGQLTSIQNLDLDSLKDKAQATLEDLKQSAEKCSIM